A window of the Oscillospiraceae bacterium genome harbors these coding sequences:
- a CDS encoding DHHW family protein: MQESEDQNARASSEKIQRRHMACQQRKKLQQKRLCMVTAFTLTVAILVGIIVNLIVPDRTFSDNENRSLTSLPQFSFSALMDGSYTAALQSYVADQFVGRDGWITLKLNEDRARGVRESNGVYLGKNGYLIEKPADPKEQDVQHNLDAVSAFVKKFSTLHYHMTLVPNAASILSDKLPAHAPVRDQQADLKSVRKRLPAKVVFTDVTAALTAHKEEAIYYHTDHHWTSLGADYAFQAMAPGLGISKPITNYDIYTVTNSFEGTMASKSGCYDTKDSIEVYAPRNSGSSYFVTYEDTHKKSASLYQSAALKTKDKYTVFFGGNHPRITIQTTNNNHKRLLLLKDSYANCFVQFLTPYYEEIVMIDPRYYYDDIGKVISSEDITDVLFLYNLNTYLSDTSLADVLSSATAVK, encoded by the coding sequence ATGCAGGAAAGCGAAGACCAAAATGCCAGGGCCTCCAGTGAAAAGATACAGAGGCGCCACATGGCTTGCCAGCAGCGCAAAAAACTGCAGCAGAAGCGCCTGTGCATGGTGACAGCGTTTACGCTGACTGTTGCAATTTTGGTTGGCATTATTGTCAATCTGATTGTGCCAGATAGGACTTTTTCAGACAATGAAAACCGCAGCCTGACTTCTCTTCCGCAGTTTTCTTTTTCTGCCCTGATGGATGGCAGTTACACGGCCGCGCTGCAAAGCTATGTCGCCGACCAGTTTGTCGGCCGCGACGGCTGGATCACCCTGAAGCTCAATGAAGACCGTGCCCGTGGCGTGCGCGAGTCAAACGGCGTCTATCTGGGCAAAAACGGCTATCTTATCGAAAAACCTGCCGACCCAAAAGAGCAGGACGTACAGCATAATTTAGACGCGGTCAGCGCATTTGTCAAAAAATTCAGTACCCTGCACTACCACATGACGCTGGTACCAAATGCCGCGAGCATTCTCTCAGACAAACTGCCCGCTCATGCACCGGTGCGTGACCAGCAGGCGGACCTAAAGAGCGTACGCAAAAGACTGCCTGCCAAGGTTGTCTTTACAGATGTCACAGCGGCGCTGACAGCGCATAAAGAGGAAGCTATCTATTATCATACGGACCACCACTGGACCAGCCTGGGCGCAGACTATGCGTTTCAGGCAATGGCACCGGGACTTGGCATTTCAAAACCAATTACTAATTACGATATTTACACCGTTACAAACAGTTTTGAGGGGACTATGGCATCAAAGAGCGGCTGCTATGACACGAAAGACAGCATTGAGGTCTATGCGCCCCGAAACAGCGGCAGCAGCTATTTTGTTACCTATGAGGACACCCACAAAAAAAGCGCTTCCCTTTACCAAAGCGCGGCGCTGAAGACCAAGGACAAGTACACGGTGTTCTTTGGCGGCAACCACCCGCGCATCACGATCCAAACGACAAACAATAATCACAAGCGCCTTTTGCTGCTCAAGGATTCTTACGCCAACTGCTTTGTGCAGTTTTTGACACCGTACTATGAGGAAATCGTAATGATTGACCCGCGCTACTATTACGATGATATCGGTAAAGTTATCTCCAGTGAAGATATTACAGATGTGCTGTTTCTCTACAATTTGAATACCTATCTTTCCGATACGTCTCTTGCAGATGTGCTTTCTTCTGCCACTGCTGTGAAGTAA